tgttttaatttatttatccCTTGTTATCTTGAAAGACTGATActtcaagataaaaaataaaaaataaaaaactgatattttaatttagttctCAATGTAATAATTCGTAAACATTAAAATAATCAGAACTCAAAagttaagataaaaaataaataaataataagaagTTAATATTTGTTGTtgagataaaaaagattttaaaaatttgggaATCAATTTGTTGTCAATAATTTGTTTTAAGattaagttaattatttaagGAATTTTGAAAACGtccaaaatataatttcatTTTAAAGACTAAGTTAATTTTCAAATGATGTTTTGCTCATTTGTGTAAGTTTCGGGTTTAACATTTTGTAGTTgacaaatatttaatatttaatatacaataaagtaagaattaattttttaaaaattttgacctTAAGCTAATTAATTCTTTAAGAAGAGTTGTCTATATATTGTGTTATTCTTTCAGCGGATATTTAACCGTCACAATATGTTTATCCGTAGTTAAAAATGGCCGCAATATGGTCCTAGAACTACCGCAATCTACTAGTAGTATTGTAATGAGGGACGGATGCATACATTGGAGTGTGGGGCAATCGCCCCCACTAcgatttgaaatttttttgagtagtatatgataataatatttatttgcctcactaaattattaaatttgaccctacaataattttttacttaatttttggTACTTCataaacaatttaaaattttcatattaGATATCATTAGAAAGATCAATTctcaaattaaatgaaatttgtgttatttatctttttttatattagttttaattttttttctgtaACAATTACattaattgaaagaactttTTCAACTATGAATCTCAATAAAAATTAACTTCTAATTGTataagaaataaatttttaaataagtatttacttatatatatgtaaaagaaTACTACACATCCAAGTCTTTTTTTGAACTAAGTCTAACCATGCAAGTTAAacaataaaacttaaaataatattagtcaTAACTGATTTTTGTTGTCTTAGACAAATTTAATTGGATTtggttaacaaaaaaatatgaatatgtAGCATTATCCTATATAAAAAGACAGATATTTAtaagggtaaagtatattttttttctctgaAGTTTGGCAAAAGTTTTAAAAGTATCcataagttttattttgtttcaattttctcccaaaaattttcaatttgcatcaaatataccctcggaaactaaattttcaaaaaatttaagaccaatatAACAATgatgcatgaaaattatgcttgatttgcttgtgttgaGGGGTTGTTCTTATGtaattattgttgaattgatcttaaattttttgaaaaattagccgtcaggggtatatttgatgcaaatcgaaaacttttgggacaaaattaaaacaaaataaaacttagggatatttttgaaacttttatcaagctttaagataaaaaatatattttatcctatttataaatgattattttagtattttaatttgtaaaattagaTATTATAAAAACTAATCATGTTATATTTACATCGAAAATAACTACCTGtgtatatatattgaaataagaaatacacattaaaaataaattaaacaatatatatatttatatacgaATACATAatgattaataaataatttgataactaatttttatgtacacataatatttttattataaaaattattattattattattattattattattattatatatatatattttttgccCCCACTATCAAAATTTTCTAAATTCGTCACTGATTGTAATAtatgaatatataaaaattatgttattttagaGAATAAATCATTTCATCTAAATTTTCACTTGTAACTCTTATCAATTATTCTATATTTATCATAAATTTtaacaaatcaaataaaatttcgttttaaaaattgttgaattttatatgatgaaatgacaaaatatataatataatttattcaCTGTTtgttatcataaaaaatttaattaatattttttttagaaattaattagtttaaagtaaaaattctaattaaggaCGTAGTTGTGCAATATGGTACTACTTTCTAAGAGAGATGCCAGATCCTATACGCATAACTAGTATTGGGAAGTAGTGAAGAAAACATGAACAAAATCAAGGACTGATCTACAAATCCCTTAAACCACAGGAGATGTCTCATAATTCGTGATATCAAAACTAAAATTAACATATGCACAGTACTCCATTTAACACGAGAACCGGACAAGGACAAAGAGGATTGATTAGATGAGATCATGGTGAATGGGCTTCTCATATCGTGATTAGGAGCGGGATCCCAATCCCACAAATTAAAAAGGCCTCAGCAATGAAGCATGAAATGAATCACATCACAGCAAATGAGCATATAGTCCTAATAATTCCACTTCTTTCTTGGTACAGTTTAATGCAAGCCAAGCAATAAGtataaagtaaaattatatagCTGCAGGTGCAGGTGACATAGTTTCAACTTTCAAGGGCACTTGGGTCCTCCACGCTTGGTCTTCCAGTTGTTGTAGCAGGGGCAGACAGCCTTGTTGCCATAGTAGCCAGGAGGAACACAAAGGCACTTAGCACAACATTTTTGGCAGAAGAACATGCATGGCTTGTGGTACTGTGTCTGCCCACATCTTCTAGCACATTGAGATGGGCACTCTGATGATCCAATCAAATTcacaagcaatcaaacaaccaTTAATTACCATTATTacttaaagaaaaatatattaattagatTGTAACTCACGGTAGCTCTTCAGACTTCCGGGACCATAACTACCCTgtaaattaaatcaattattaaaatatataagacGATATTTGCAGCATTCTTTATTGATCTTGCCATTAAGTTACTAGAAAAGCATTAAATATGTTTTAAGAACTTCCAAATCAAATGTTTGGataaaaaaacaacaaaaaagagaagagataTACTCACACTGTTCAAGTGATACTGAGCAGCCTCTTTTGCCATAACCTGCTGAGATATGAATTGGAGATTTAAAACAAAATGTTATATACTTGAATTGCATAGTACAAAATAGTAGCTACTAGTACTGGCTAGAGATCATATATATAACGACTTGacaacatatatatatgtatgcattTTCACGGGAGTTATGTTAGGATGGTATAGGGACTAGTAATAACTTCTAACCTTAGCTGAGATCGCGGAAATGGCAATGAGTAGTGCCAGAAGCAGAACAGAGACAAGCTTAGCCTTGGCCATGGCCATTGCACAAGATTGTATCTGAGGAAGCCAACAATTAATAATAAGATGAGGGGTCCTCTAGTTTTAAGAGGCATCAATGGGTTTGGTGCGTTTGGTTTGGTTCAGAGGAAGGTTTTAAAAACCGAACCGATCattaatctttttaattattaatttatttgtttaacTGATTTAATCACAGtttaatcaaaataatcattttatattaaaataataaataaaatataaataaatatactaaaatataattatagtttaatatgaatttttaaatatcatccaaaataaaaatattgaattaatattaaatttagtCTCTAAACTTACATACAGTCttaatttagtttttgaaattttaattgtttttcttcAATGCCCAAACTATGATACCGTGACTCACATTAGTCATTCAAACAATTTATGGCATAAAAACGTTAATGAAGTGCTAACATAGATAACCAAATGCCATGTTGAAACTTGTAAAACAATGTCGTGTTGGTTTTCGCGCTCAAATAGTCCAAAAATGACACCAGATCACTTGCATTTGGagaaaaaatttcaataaatacCATTGacgatatttttttttttgttatttgagtGCCAAAACAAAAATATCGTTGTTTTACAGAGTTCAACGTGGTATCCGACTTCTATGTTAGCATTCTGTTAATGTTTGTGCGTCGAAAATGATCCCAAGGACTAACATGAGTCACATTCACAAAGTTTGAGGACTAAATATAGGCAATTGAAATTTTAGAAACTAAATTGAATCACATGTTGAGGGACCATATTGAATATTATCTCAAAAATATTACATcaactaaaatattataatctcatccaaatacaaattcaatagttaaataacaaaagaaatatctAAATATCAAATTCCAACATTAAAATTTGTCATcgaaatatcaaaatatcaaaattttaatataaatttagtttaaattaaatatattatattaatatcttAAAGAtaagtataatttattatataagaaaaaaatacattattATATGATATATATTAGTTTAATAATATCTTAATTCCTAATTTTTTTCTAACACAAATATgttttagtaaataaatatatttttagaagTAAATAAATATTGAAAGAAAGTTTGATgaaggcaaaaaaaaaaaagaaacatcccAAATGTGGCACAATAGCAGCAGTTCgacaaagagaaaaaaaaatcataatctATTGAGGCAAAATTGATACACTCAAAAATTGGCAAGTGTACTAAATCGCATCAACTAATATCATAGTGAGTGGATATCATTCCCACGAGGATTAAcggattgaataagaaacatcTAATTGAATCTCTAATTAGATCGATCAAACCTTGGCAAGAGGATTGTGAATCTTGAAGTAGAGCAAACAAACAATAAAGAGAGAATTGCTTGGACCGAAAGAGGTTTAGAGATCTATGAAGGTAATCAAAGAATGGGAATGAGAATGTTAAAGGCTTTGGAAAtgttaaatttttagaaaaagtaATGCTTGTGTTTTTCTATTTGACTCGTGCAAAAATCTTTTCACAGCAAATCATTAATACTCAGATTCCAATTCTTTgacaatttaatttctcttaacTTAATTAATCGCTAGAATAGACTAACTAAGAGAAGAGGTAAAGAACAATTTCGATTTTAAGCCACATAATATTCAAAGACTATCCCTAGCTGGATTAAATATCACATATTTAAAGACTAGTTCTAAATAATTGAAGATTATGAGATGAGTTTCTAGCTAATTCTGATATTAAATTTCATAAAGTAATAACagaattcaaaacataattagAATATTTTCTAATACTTCCAACCATTAAtgatgaagaacgaaactcAATCTTAAAAATGTAGAAAAGCATGAATCAAAATAAAGCAAAAATACTTGCATTACTAATCCGTAAAATAAAATAGAGCTCGTAATATTTAACAAGAGAGGTTTAGTTACTCAtgatagaaagaaaa
The Arachis stenosperma cultivar V10309 chromosome 7, arast.V10309.gnm1.PFL2, whole genome shotgun sequence genome window above contains:
- the LOC130939831 gene encoding gibberellin-regulated protein 6; the encoded protein is MAMAKAKLVSVLLLALLIAISAISAKQVMAKEAAQYHLNSGSYGPGSLKSYQCPSQCARRCGQTQYHKPCMFFCQKCCAKCLCVPPGYYGNKAVCPCYNNWKTKRGGPKCP